One Gloeothece verrucosa PCC 7822 DNA window includes the following coding sequences:
- a CDS encoding glycosyltransferase family 4 protein, giving the protein MKKKLKVLLIIEQCNPEWSSVPLVGYNYYKEISQLVDCTLVTHGRNEEALQKFPEHKNIIYIHEGSFSPIYHKLVSSITFQGRVNWPLYNALCYPIYEEFNNQVYQQFHISVSKGDYDIVHAITPMMPRYPVKIIKACHNTPFLLGPVNGGVPFPPGFQKVARQEFAYFNFLRAVGRALIPGYVETYQQADKVLSGSTYTLNWLKDTFSIPDNRISLFYENGIKQEFIETQNAPKNLNYINLLFVGRLVPYKGADMLLEAISQLDQEIQNKIRLTIVGDGSEKKPLEQQVKELKLESLVKFTGWVKSQDIVQYYKNSDIFCFPSIREFGGAVVLEAMACGLPCIVVNNGGIGEYVTEETGFRIEPSSREYVVREVADKIQILVNDQTLRNQMSFKCVERVKDFEWGRKAEKIREIYEDLVKQKADKTLNSDLALKKVEA; this is encoded by the coding sequence ATGAAGAAAAAATTAAAGGTTTTACTCATCATAGAACAATGTAATCCTGAATGGTCATCTGTTCCTTTAGTAGGATATAATTATTACAAAGAAATTAGCCAGCTAGTAGATTGTACATTAGTCACTCATGGGAGAAATGAAGAAGCTTTACAGAAATTTCCCGAACATAAAAATATTATTTATATACACGAAGGTTCCTTCAGCCCCATTTATCATAAGCTCGTTTCTAGTATAACCTTTCAAGGCCGGGTAAACTGGCCTTTATATAACGCTTTATGTTATCCAATTTATGAAGAGTTTAACAACCAGGTTTATCAACAATTTCATATTTCAGTATCTAAAGGAGATTATGACATTGTTCATGCCATAACGCCAATGATGCCAAGATATCCAGTTAAAATTATTAAGGCTTGTCATAATACTCCTTTTCTTTTAGGGCCAGTAAACGGCGGCGTTCCCTTTCCTCCGGGTTTTCAAAAAGTAGCTAGGCAAGAATTTGCCTATTTTAACTTTTTAAGAGCAGTGGGACGAGCCTTAATACCCGGTTATGTAGAAACTTATCAACAAGCCGACAAGGTATTATCCGGGTCAACTTATACGCTAAATTGGCTTAAAGATACATTTTCAATACCAGATAACAGAATTAGCCTCTTTTATGAAAATGGCATAAAACAAGAATTTATAGAAACTCAAAATGCTCCTAAAAATTTGAATTATATCAATTTACTTTTTGTCGGACGATTGGTGCCCTATAAAGGAGCCGATATGTTGCTCGAAGCGATCAGTCAACTCGATCAAGAAATCCAAAATAAAATTCGTTTAACTATTGTGGGTGATGGGTCAGAAAAAAAACCTTTAGAACAACAAGTAAAAGAGCTTAAGCTTGAAAGTTTGGTCAAATTTACTGGCTGGGTCAAATCACAGGATATTGTCCAATATTACAAAAATTCAGATATTTTTTGTTTTCCTTCTATCAGAGAATTTGGAGGAGCCGTCGTTCTAGAAGCTATGGCTTGTGGCCTTCCTTGTATTGTGGTTAATAACGGAGGAATTGGTGAATATGTAACTGAAGAAACCGGATTTAGGATAGAGCCAAGCTCTAGAGAATATGTGGTTAGAGAAGTAGCTGATAAAATTCAAATATTAGTGAATGATCAAACTTTAAGAAATCAAATGTCTTTCAAGTGTGTTGAAAGAGTAAAAGACTTTGAATGGGGAAGAAAAGCCGAAAAAATTAGGGAAATATACGAAGATTTAGTCAAGCAAAAAGCAGATAAGACTTTAAACTCAGATCTTGCACTAAAAAAAGTTGAGGCGTAA
- a CDS encoding class I SAM-dependent methyltransferase: MTNSPIKITIKKDEFNKAYEQTVIKNNFFEVSSYYENYRPRYFNTLKFIEKFTLPESPKILEISGGQISLLLKEMFNFDCTVADVNDQYKQGIIDQGINFLVCDLLHDDILVESYYDLIVMCEVIEHLPVPPNLILEKLKKYLKPGGWLILTTPNFYRFRNLVRMITGTPIFCPFFQPRRGEAIGHFIEYSKENLQWSLEKAGFKSVQIEYRQLDFSGATLLTKLARIIISPLFIRPLWRDNLVANAQKP; this comes from the coding sequence ATGACTAATTCACCCATTAAGATTACTATCAAAAAAGATGAGTTTAATAAGGCTTATGAACAAACTGTAATAAAAAATAATTTTTTTGAAGTAAGTTCTTATTATGAAAATTATCGTCCTCGATATTTCAATACACTTAAATTTATAGAGAAATTCACTTTACCAGAATCCCCTAAAATTTTAGAAATAAGCGGAGGACAGATTAGTCTCCTCTTAAAAGAAATGTTTAATTTTGATTGTACTGTTGCCGATGTTAATGATCAATATAAACAGGGAATAATAGACCAAGGTATAAATTTTTTAGTTTGTGATTTATTGCATGACGATATTCTTGTAGAAAGCTACTATGATTTAATAGTAATGTGTGAAGTTATTGAGCATTTACCAGTTCCACCCAACCTAATTTTAGAGAAACTAAAAAAATACTTGAAACCGGGTGGGTGGCTTATTCTAACAACTCCAAACTTCTATCGTTTCAGAAATTTGGTAAGGATGATAACCGGGACACCAATTTTTTGTCCTTTCTTTCAACCTCGCCGGGGGGAAGCCATTGGACATTTTATCGAATATAGTAAAGAAAATTTGCAATGGTCTTTAGAAAAAGCTGGATTTAAATCTGTTCAGATTGAATATAGACAGCTTGATTTTTCTGGCGCAACTCTCCTAACAAAGTTAGCTAGAATAATAATAAGCCCCTTGTTTATACGTCCTCTGTGGCGAGACAATTTAGTGGCAAATGCACAGAAACCTTAG